The Verrucomicrobiia bacterium genome segment GGTGCGCCTCCGACCCATCCCATGAGCGACATCATCCTGACCAACCTCGAAAGCGTCCCTGGCCGCCTCACCATTGAACATTACGGCCTCGTCTCCGGTAGTACCGTCCGCGCCAAGCATGTTGGCCGCGACATTGCCGCCAGCCTCAAGAACATCGTTGGCGGCGAGC includes the following:
- a CDS encoding heavy metal-binding domain-containing protein translates to MSDIILTNLESVPGRLTIEHYGLVSGSTVRAKHVGRDIAASLKNIVGGE